Below is a genomic region from Escherichia ruysiae.
TGTTACAAGCGAGGCTGTACCTTAGCGTTTTTATTGCTATGTTGAATCAAGCTAAAATGACAAATTATCGCTAAATTCGGACAAAATGATGCACAGGTTAAATCTCAATGGTTATGAACCCGATCTTCACCATGAAACGGCGGTCGCATTTTGTATTCATGCCGGAAAGGATGAATTGACCAGTCCTGTACATCAGCACCGCAAAGGACAACTGATACTGGCGCTGCGTGGAGCCATTACCTGTACGGTGGAAAATGCGCTGTGGATGGTGCCGCCACAATATGCAGTATGGATTCCCGGTGGTGTGGAGCATAGTAATCAGGTAACAGCGAATGCCGAGCTTTGTTTTTTATTTATTGAATCCAGTGCGGTGATAATGCCGGGCAAATGTTGCACGCTGAAAATTGCGCCTTTATGTCGTGAATTAATTTTAACGCTGGCAAAAAGAACAGCAGCTCAACGTGCTGAACCAATGACGCGCAGATTAATTCAGGTGCTGTTTGATGAACTTCCTCAGCAACCGCAACAACAGTTGCAGTTACCCGTTTCTTCACACCCCAAAATCCGCGTGATGGTGGATACGATGGCAAAAGAGCCCGTTGAATGGGGGACATTGGGGCAATGGGCAAATTTTTTTGCGATGAGTGAACGCAATCTCGCCAGGTTGATAGTTAAAGAGACGGGGTTGAGCTTTCGTCAGTGGCGTCATCAGTTGCAGCTCATTCTGGCACTTCAGAGGTTAGTGAAAGGCGATAGTGTTCAGAAAGTGGCGCATATGCTGGGGTATGATTCAACAACGGCTTTTATTACCATGTTTAAGAAAGGCCTGGGGCAAACCCCAGGCCGATATATTGCGGGATTAACTACTGTTTCCCGATGATCAGGGAGACCAGACCTGCGGCAATAAGCGGACCGACCGGCACACCGCGAAACAGCGCCACGCCTAAAATCGTGCCCACCAGCAGCCCGGCAACCAGTTGCGGCTGGCTGCCCATCAAGGTCACGCCGCGTCCGCCAAGCCAGGAAACAATAACGCCTACTGCAATTGCCACCAGCGATTTCCAGTTCAGAAACGAGTGAATAAGTGTCGAGGGTGGCAGTGTCCCGCTGGCTACAGGAGCCATTACGCCGATAGTCAGAATGATTATCCCGATACTCAGTCCTTGTTTTTCGATCCAC
It encodes:
- a CDS encoding AraC family transcriptional regulator, whose amino-acid sequence is MMHRLNLNGYEPDLHHETAVAFCIHAGKDELTSPVHQHRKGQLILALRGAITCTVENALWMVPPQYAVWIPGGVEHSNQVTANAELCFLFIESSAVIMPGKCCTLKIAPLCRELILTLAKRTAAQRAEPMTRRLIQVLFDELPQQPQQQLQLPVSSHPKIRVMVDTMAKEPVEWGTLGQWANFFAMSERNLARLIVKETGLSFRQWRHQLQLILALQRLVKGDSVQKVAHMLGYDSTTAFITMFKKGLGQTPGRYIAGLTTVSR
- a CDS encoding DUF441 domain-containing protein — protein: MFDVTLLILLGLAALGFISHNTTVAVSILVLIIVRVTPLSTFFPWIEKQGLSIGIIILTIGVMAPVASGTLPPSTLIHSFLNWKSLVAIAVGVIVSWLGGRGVTLMGSQPQLVAGLLVGTILGVALFRGVPVGPLIAAGLVSLIIGKQ